GCTTCCAGGGACTCCAGTACCCCGAAGTACCGGTCGACGTAGCCAGGCTCAATTGGCGGCTGGAATTCGACAAGGAAATCGAGATCACTGGTTTCCTCGCGGAAACCACCCACAGCCGCGGAACCGAAGGCCTCCAGGCGGCGCCCACGGAACCGGCGGCACAGAGCAGCCAGTTCATCCCGCCGCCGCTCAAGCTCGGCATTCATCGCTCTTCTCCTCAGGCGAAGGATAGCCGAGATGCGCTAGCTTGGCGGTCACCCCCCCAAGCCGGGAGCCTCGGTTCCTGAGAAGACCAGGGTCACCCGCCCCAAGAGCCCTGGCCGTCGTCCCCCTCACCCTCTCCCGCAAAGGGGAGGGAGAATGGGATAAGCGCCTCTCCCCCGAAGGAAGCGTGGTTGCTCCCCCCAGGGGTAGCCAGACCCCCAACGAGTAGGTCAGGCCTCCCAGGGACGCGGGGGGCCCTCCCCCGAGCTGGGAGGAGGGCCGAGGATCTCCCCAAGGAGGATGGCCAGGCGGGGATCCTCCCGCAGAAGCTCCCAGAGCTTCCCCGCCACCGAACTCGCCCCCATCCCTCACCCCCTCGACCGCTTCTCCGGAGGCTCCTCCGGCCGGGCCAAGCCCTCCCGCATCCGCGTGTCGGCCTGGATGTTCCGCAGCCGGTAGTAGTCCATGATCCCCAGCTGCCCCTTCCTGAACGCCTCGGCGATCGCTCGCGGGATCTCCGCCTCGGCCTCGACCACCGCCGCCTGTCGCTCCTGGGTCAGGGCCTTCATCTCCTGCTCCCGGGCGATCGCCATCGCCCGTCGTTCCTCGGCCTTGGCCCGCGCCACCTTGAGGTCGGCCTCGGCCTGGGCCGTCTGAAGCTCGGCCCCGATGTTCCGGCCCACGTCCACGTCCGCGATGTCAATGGACAGGATCTCAAACGCGGTCCCGGCGTCGAGCCCTTTCGAGAGGACGAGCTTGGAGATGGAGTCCGGATTCTCCAGCACCTCCTTGTGGGAGTTGGCCGACCCGATGGCGGACACGATCCCCTCCCCCACCCGGGCGATCACGGTGGCCTCGGTGGCCCCGCCCACGAGGCGCTCGATGTTGGCCCGCACCGTGATCTTGGCGATGGCAAGGAGCTCGATCCCGTCCTTGGCCACCGCCGCCACCTTCGGGGTCTCGATCACCCGCGGGTTCACGCTCATCGCCACCGCGTCGTACACGTCGCGGCCGGCGAGGTCGATCGCCGCCGCCCGCTGGAACCCCAGGGCAATCC
The genomic region above belongs to Candidatus Acetothermia bacterium and contains:
- the floA gene encoding flotillin-like protein FloA (flotillin-like protein involved in membrane lipid rafts) — encoded protein: MAVLIAIPVLAILFLWLFFYFVPVGLWISAVAAGVPVGPVTFIGMRLRKVNPHRVIMPMIAAWKAGIKLSTSDLEAHYLAGGNVERVVRALISADKAGIALGFQRAAAIDLAGRDVYDAVAMSVNPRVIETPKVAAVAKDGIELLAIAKITVRANIERLVGGATEATVIARVGEGIVSAIGSANSHKEVLENPDSISKLVLSKGLDAGTAFEILSIDIADVDVGRNIGAELQTAQAEADLKVARAKAEERRAMAIAREQEMKALTQERQAAVVEAEAEIPRAIAEAFRKGQLGIMDYYRLRNIQADTRMREGLARPEEPPEKRSRG